CTCGGCCATGGTCAGGCCGCTCAGGGCCACGCGCAGGCGCGCTCCCGGGGGCTCGTTCATCTGGCCGAAGACCAGGGCCGTGTTCTTCAGCACGCCCGACTCGCTCATCTCCAGGTAGAGGTCGTTGCCCTCGCGCGTGCGTTCGCCCACGCCGCAGAACACCGAGTAGCCGCCGTGCTCGGCGGCGATGGCGCGGATCAGCTCCATCACGATGACCGTCTTGCCCACGCCGGCGCCGCCGAACAGGCCGATCTTGCCGCCCTTGACATAGGGCGCGAGCAGGTCGACGACCTTGATGCCGGTCTCGAAGATCTCGTTGGACTCGCCCTGGTCCTGCAGGCTCGGGGGCGCGTGGTGGATGGGCGCGCGCTTGTCTGGCTCGGCGAGGGGTTCCTTGGCGTCGATGGGTTCGCCCAGCAGGTTGAAGAGGCGGCCGAGGCTCTGCTTGCCGACCGGCACGCTGATGGGCGCGCCCGTGTCGACGGCGTCCATGCCGCGCACCAGGCCGTCGGTGGAGTCCATGGCGATGCAGCGTACCACGTTGTTGCCGATGTGCTGCGCCACCTCCACGGTGAGGTCGATGTCCCTCCCGGCTTCGGTGATCTTGATGGCGTTGAGGATCGCGGGCAGGTTGTCGGAATCGAACACCAGGTCCACGGTGGGACCGATGACCTGCACGACGCTACCGGTATTCTCGGCCATTGGCTTCTCTTCTCCTGTTGAATCTAGAGCGCGTTCGCGCCTCCGACTATTTCACTGATTTCCTGGGTGATGGCGGCCTGGCGCTCGCGGTTTCGCTGCAGCGTCAGGGCGTCGATCATCTCGCCGGCGTTCTTGGTCGCCGCGCTCATGCTGGTCATGCGCGCGCCGTGCTCGCTGGCGTAGGCCTCGCAGAGCATGATGTACACCGTGTTGCGCAGGTACTGGGGCAGCAGCGCCACGTAGATGGCCTCGCGGTCCGGCTCCCAGATGTAGTCCAGCGCCGCGGCGTCCTCTGCCTCGTCCGTCTTTTCCGGCGGCGTGATCGGCAGCGCGGTGCGCACAGCGGGGCGCTGGGTCATGGGGCTGACGAATTCGGCGAAGGCCAGCCGGACCTCGTCCGCGTCGCCGTCGGTGAAGCGCTGCACCACGAACTTGGTGACCTGGCGCGCCTTGTCGTCGCTGGCCGAGCCGCCGAAGTCGTCGTGCGACGCGACCACGTCGTACCCGCGCTTGCGGAAGAAGTCTCGGGCGCGGCGGCCGACCGCGTAGACGCCGGTCTTCACGCCGGCCCCGATCGACGCGTCGATCTCGGCGCGCGCGGCGCGGATCACGTTCATGTTGTAGGCCCCGCAGAGGCCCTTGTCCGAGGTGACCACCACGAACAGGCGGCTCTTCACGTCGCGCCGTTCGAAGAGGACGTGGCCCTCGTCGCCGGCCTCGGCCAGGTGCTGCAGCAGCTGCCGCAGCTTGGACGAGTAGGGGCGTCCGGCCAGCAGCCGGTCCTGGGCGCGGCGCAGCTTGGCGGCCGAGACCATCTTCATGGCCTTGGTAATCTGCTGGGTCGACCTGACCGAGCGGATCCGCTTGTTGATGATCTTGATCCCGGCGCCCGCCACGTGCTACCTCCTAGCCCTCGACGCGCGAGGCCTTGAACGCCTCGATGGCGGCCTGCAGGTTCTCCCTGGTCGCGTCCTCCAGCTTGCCGCTGGTGCGGATGTCGTGGAGCACGTTGCTGTGCTTCTCTTCCATGAAGACGTAGAAGTCCTTTTCCCACCCGGCCAGGGAGTCGACCGGCAGGTCGTCGAGGAAGCCCTGGGTGCCGGCGAAGATCACGGCCACCTGCTTCTCCAGCGGCAGGGGCCTGTACTGTCCCTGCTTGAGGATCTCGACCATGCGCTCGCCGCGGGTCAGCTGCCGCTGCGTGGCCTTGTCCAGGTCGCTGCCGAACTGGGCGAAGGCCTGCAGCTCGCGATACTGCGCAAGATCCAGCCGCAGCGAGCCGGCGACCTTCTTCATGGCCTTGGTCTGCGCGTTGCCGCCCACGCGCGACACGGAGATGCCCACGTTGATGGCGGGCCGGACGCCCTGGTAGAACAGGTCGTTCTCCAGGAAGATCTGGCCGTCGGTGATGGAGATCACGTTGGTCGGGATGTAGGCGGACACGTCCGACGCCTGGGTCTCGATGATGGGCAGCGCGGTCAGCGACCCGCCGCCGTTCTCCTCCGACAGCTTCACGGCGCGCTCGAGCAGGCGGGAGTGCAGGTAGAACACGTCGCCCGGGAAGGCCTCGCGTCCCGGCGGACGGCGCAGCAGCAGGGACAATTGCCGATAGGCGTTGGCCTGCTTGGACAGGTCGTCGTAGAT
Above is a genomic segment from bacterium containing:
- the atpD gene encoding F0F1 ATP synthase subunit beta produces the protein MAENTGSVVQVIGPTVDLVFDSDNLPAILNAIKITEAGRDIDLTVEVAQHIGNNVVRCIAMDSTDGLVRGMDAVDTGAPISVPVGKQSLGRLFNLLGEPIDAKEPLAEPDKRAPIHHAPPSLQDQGESNEIFETGIKVVDLLAPYVKGGKIGLFGGAGVGKTVIVMELIRAIAAEHGGYSVFCGVGERTREGNDLYLEMSESGVLKNTALVFGQMNEPPGARLRVALSGLTMAEHFRDEMKQDVLLFIDNIFRFTQAGSEVSALLGRMPSAVGYQPTLATEMGELQERITSTRNGSITSVQAIYVPADDLTDPAPATAFAHLDATTVLSRQIVELGIYPAVDPLDSTSRILTPDVVGEHHYKVARDVQSVLQRYKELQDIIAILGMDELSPDDKLLVSRARKIQKFLSQPFHVAETFTGMAGVYVKLEDTIRSFEEIVDGKHDDLPEAAFLMVGTIEDAIAKAKKM
- the atpG gene encoding ATP synthase F1 subunit gamma produces the protein MKIINKRIRSVRSTQQITKAMKMVSAAKLRRAQDRLLAGRPYSSKLRQLLQHLAEAGDEGHVLFERRDVKSRLFVVVTSDKGLCGAYNMNVIRAARAEIDASIGAGVKTGVYAVGRRARDFFRKRGYDVVASHDDFGGSASDDKARQVTKFVVQRFTDGDADEVRLAFAEFVSPMTQRPAVRTALPITPPEKTDEAEDAAALDYIWEPDREAIYVALLPQYLRNTVYIMLCEAYASEHGARMTSMSAATKNAGEMIDALTLQRNRERQAAITQEISEIVGGANAL
- the atpA gene encoding F0F1 ATP synthase subunit alpha, with product VKEPLMTGLKAIDSMIPIGRGQRELIIGDRQTGKTAIAIDAIINQKGTGVQCFYVAVGQKQSTVASVYNILKKAGAMEYTTIVAACASEPAPMLYIAPYAGCAMAEHMMWQGKDTLVIYDDLSKQANAYRQLSLLLRRPPGREAFPGDVFYLHSRLLERAVKLSEENGGGSLTALPIIETQASDVSAYIPTNVISITDGQIFLENDLFYQGVRPAINVGISVSRVGGNAQTKAMKKVAGSLRLDLAQYRELQAFAQFGSDLDKATQRQLTRGERMVEILKQGQYRPLPLEKQVAVIFAGTQGFLDDLPVDSLAGWEKDFYVFMEEKHSNVLHDIRTSGKLEDATRENLQAAIEAFKASRVEG